TCTCACATTTGTAGTCCGACACTGCCTCGAAAGAAATGACTCCGTCCCTCAGGATGTAGCCACGTTTGATATCGGCATCTGTCCAGTCTAAAAAGGGTTTTTTGATCCCTTTGTTGTATACAATTAATTGGGAATAGGAAACGGTTAGCTCACTTATCAAATCGGTGTGCCTCCTTTTGAAAAGTTAAACGCTCTTCATGTTTATCTTATTGAACGATGAACAAAACCTTAGTTCCATCAGGATAGTCTTCTAGCTGGTTGCCAACCCAAGAACCTGCCCCACGATTATCGGATGGAGTTACATAACGGATGTCTGCCCCGTATCCGTCTTCTTCGCACATCGCCATAGGCCACTCATCTCGATCGTAGCCCAGCTTGGTAGGAATGCCTTTAAGCGACTCTTCTCTGCGCTGATCGGCACCCCCGTTACTTATTGTACTCTTAAATAATAGTGCTATATCATTAAATTGGTTTTACTGGAATGTTAAGGGATTTTATCGGTTAATAGAACCATTGTAGAATTGATGCTTTTTTTAATGAGAAACTAGGAAAGCAACCCTAAGCTGATTCTTCATTTAAATAAAGCAAAAGGAGGAAGAGCTATGAAAACCTATATTGCATGGCTGAGGGGAATTAATGTAGGCGGCCATAAAAAGATAAAGATGGAAACTTTGCGTGGACTTTTGGAATCGATGGGGCTTCAAAAGGTTAAAACATACATTCAGAGCGGGAATGTCATTTTGCAAGCTGATGAAGAAGAAAGGATGCTTCAGAAAAAAATAGAAGACAAAATTCTTGAGGAATTCGGTTTTGACGTAACCGTCATGCTGAGAACTCAGCATGAGTTAGAGGAAGCAATCTCATCGGTTCCCTTTGATCTCAATAAATTAAAAGAGGGTGAAACGATACACGTCATTTTCTTTCCGGAAGAGCCAGCGGAATCAGCGATTGAAATACTGAAGCCTTATAAAAATGAGGACCTGGATTTTGTGGTCAGGAACCGGGAACTTTATCTTTTATACCGTAAAAGCCTTAGAGACATAAAATTTCCTGTTCAGAAATTGAAGAGTCCCGGCACAATGAGAAATTGGAACACCGTCAATAAGATGGCAGCCTTGGGGAAAGCCATCGACGAATAGAAAGAAGAGATGAATCAATAGAGAGGAAGAAGAAATATGTTATTGAGAGAAGCCGAGAAGAAGGATATCCCTGAACTTGCAGATTTGATGGGAGAACTGGGGTATCCGACAGAAACAAAAGCGATGGAGGAGCGGTTTGCTAAAATCGCAGTTCATCCTGATTACCACACAATTGTAGCAGAAAAAGACGCAGAACTTGTTGGGATGATCGGAATGTTTAGAGGCCTTTCCTATGAAAAAGACGAACCGTCCATACGAATTATTGCGTTGGTTGTTAAAGAAGAGGTTCGTAATCAAAAGATCGGCCAGCAGCTGCTCGAACAGGCAGAAGAATGGGCAAGCCGACAGGGCGTTCGAAAGCTGGCTGTGAATACCGGAAAACGGAGAGTGGAGTCCCATCTCTTTTATAAAAACAGAGGTTTTGAAGAGACAGGGGCAGGGTTTTACAAATCGCTGGAAAAATAGGAGGAGTTCAAATGGAAGTCAGAGAACTGGCAGCAGCGGACGCTGAGGAATATTGGACACTAAGGCTGGAGGCATTGATGCTTTCTCCAGAGGCATTTGCAACGAGTTATGAGGAAGCGGTTAAGCGGAAGAATCCGATTGAACGAGTAAAAGAAAATTTCAATGCTGATGGGAGCCATACATTCGGCGCCTTTTTAGACGGAGACATGGTCGGCATCGTCACCCTCATACAAGAAAGCTATAGGAAAATGAGCCATAAAGCCAATATCTTTGCCATGTATGTGACCTCCCGCAGCAGAGGAAAAGGTACAGGAAAAGCCTTAATGGAAGCTGCGATCCAAAAAGCAAAGGATATGGGAGAAATCGAGAAGATCAACCTGACCGTCGTTTCTAGCAACGAACGCGCAAAAAAGCTGTATACCAGCTTAGGCTTTGCATCGTATGGAACGGAAAAAAGGGCAATGCAGGTCGACGGGGTTTTTTATGATGAGGACCATATGGAACTTTTTGTGAAATAACGGTAATCTAAGCTGCTGACCATCTCAACTCTTTTCTGCAAAAGACTAGTCCTCCTGCTTCCATGGTAAAATAACGGAAGATGAGAAGATGGCGACGGAGGTTTTTATGGATTTAAACTATTTTTATACGTTTAAGGAAGTGGCGAAGTGGGGCAGCTTTACCCGGGCTGGTCAGGAACTGGGCTACGCGCAATCAAGTGTAACCACCCAGGTTAAAAAACTGGAAGACCAATACAAAGTAAGGCTCTTTGAGCGTTCCGGACAAAAGATGGTGCTCACCCAATCAGGGGAGGATCTGCTTTTTTATGTGGACAAAATCCTCAGCCTGCTTGAAGAAGCGAGCGAGCGCCTGACCGATGAAAGAAACCTGCGAGGCAGTATACGGATTGGAACGGTGGAATCATTGGCGGCTTATTTTATTACCCCTTACATCAAAGCGCTAAAGGATCAGCATCCATCACTAAAAATTATGCTTGAAGCTGGACTCTGTCCAAACCTCGTTCAAGGTATTCTTGAAGGAAAGTTTGATATTGCCGTATTGCTTGACCGAATTCAGTCGTCAAACGACCTGGAGGTTATTCCGATCAGAAAAGAGCAGATGGTTATGGTAGCCTCACCAAAGCATGAATGGAGCACTCAAAACAGTGTAGCGGCCGATGATTTAAAACACGAGACCATCATTCTGACAGAAGAGGGATGCCCGTACAGAACGCTTCTTGAACAGCTCCTTGCCGAACATAGCATACAGCCTCAATCCGTGATTTCTTTCAGCAGCCTGGAAGCCATTAAGCAGTGTGTAGCTGATGACCTGGGTGTAGCCCTTGTACCTGAAATCGCAGTCCAAAAGGAATTGGCTTCTGGAAAACTGCAAAGGATTCCATTTGAAGATGAAAGCATCCATCTCTATTCTCAGATCATCTACAGCAAGAAAAAATATCTTTCCACACCAATAAGGCAGTTTATTGAACTCGTTAACGACACAGATCATCAAAATAATTGATAATGACTATTAAAAATTCTCCATACCTCTCGCTGGTTTCTTTCTGATAAAGTGAGAAGGAAACCAATAAATAGAGGTGCAGATAAAAATATGAAAACATTCGTTCAGTATAATCCAACGAAACTTTTTTTGGGAAAGGACAAATCAGCCAGCTTTTCCAAGAGCTTGATAAATTAGGCAGCTCAGTAAAAGTACTCGTCGTTTATGGCGGAGTATGAGGTGATGAATGAATTAAAACGTGCAAAAGCTCAAGTCTTTGAACTGTCAGGCGTAGAACCGAACCCGCGTTTATCAACCGTCCATAAAGGCGTAGACATCTGTAAAGAAGAAAAAATTGACTTGCTGCTTGCAGTAGGCGGAGGCAGTGTCATTGATTGCACAAAAGCCATCGCGATTGGTGCAAAGTATGATGGTGATACTTGGGATCTGATCACCCGCAAAGCAGAGATTAAGGATGCATTGCCGATCGGTACAGTCTTAACACTTGCGGCAACAGGTTCAGAAATGAACTCGACATCAGTGATTACGAACTGGGATACGAAGGATAAGCTTGGCTGGTCGTCGCCTCAGGTTCATCCTGTGTTTTCGATTCTAGATCCAGTTTATACCTTTTCTGTTCCGCGCGACCAGACGGTTTACGGCATCGTGGACAGCATGTCTCACGCGCTTGAAAGCTATTTCCACCGTACAAAAAATTCACCGATGATTGACGGCTTTATCGAATCCTTACTTCGTACCGCCATTCAAACTGGTCCAAAGCTTTTGGAGGACATGCAGTCGTTTGACCACCGGGAAACGATGATGTATTTAAGCACAACCGCTTTCAATGATACGCTCTTGAACGGGACAGATGGAGGGGACTGGGCCACACACAGGATCGAGCATGCGGTTTCTGCTCTATATGACATTCCGCATGGCGGCGGTTTGGCCATCCTTTTCCCGAACTGGCTGGAGCATGTGCTGGAGGAAGATCCATCGCGTGTGAAGCAGCTTGCGGTTAATGTTTTTGGAATGGATCCTTCCGGCAAGACCGACAGTGAACTGGCTAAAGAAGGCGCAAAAGCGCTCCGAGATTTCTGGAACTCGCTTGGTGCACCAAGTACGCTTCGTGACTATGGCATAGACGACAGCCAATTTGACAGCATCGTCGAAAAAACGTTTATCAAACCTGGATTGGGCACTTATAAAGAGCTCGATCCTGAATCTGTGATGGATATTTTGAGAAAATCACTTTAATAAAGGCTGTTTTCGTAACCTTTGTTGCTCTTAGGAGGGGTTGATTTCCGTTTCAGGATGCTCGCTTTCCGCGGGGCGTGCGGTGAGCCTCCTCGGCGTACGCGCCTGTGGGTCTCACCTGTCCCGCTTCTCCCGCAGGAGTCTCGCACCTTATACTCCAATCAACTTGTCAATGAAGGCTGTTTACAAAAATGACCCAAAAGCAACAATCTTTTAGAAAAGAGCTTTAATAAAAAACAGGCTCTCATTACCCCCATTAAAGGGGATGAGAGCTTGTTTTCTTATTGCCTCGGAAAATCTTCGCTGCTAAAATAACGTTCCTTTAAAATCCCAAGATGATGTTTCTCATGGCCTGCGATAATGTAAGCAATAGCCCTGACAGTAACGTCTGAACCATTTGCATTCCCTCTTCGGGTCCATGTTTCCTCATCTATGCTTTTTATTAGCAGTATCGTAGACTGGCGGGCATTTTGTGCTTGCTGTAATAACTCAGAAAGCGGCTGTCTGTCAAAGTGGGTCTGTTCCACATAGGCATTTTCATCAAAACCAGGAAGCATCCCTTTATCGCCTCGTGCGATCGAAAGCAGCCGAAACCCCATAATTCGTTCCGTATCCGTCATATGACCGATGACTTCTTTTATGCTCCACTTGTGAGGTCCATATCTAAACAGTCCTTGCTGCTCGGTAAGGTTTTGTACCAACTGCCGCGTTTCTTCAGCCTGTTCTTCTAATAGATTGACGATGTCCTGTTCAGGCAGAGCCTTTATGTATTTCTCGTAATAGGAATTATACTCATTGGTATCTGGTTTGCTTCGCATTGCAATATCCCCCTCTAATCGTTTTATTGTAACTATAATATGAACCTTAAAAAGAATAAACAAAATTGTCTGGCATCAGAATGGAAATTAAAGTTGGAATGGATGTATATGGAATTTAGGGATTATTAAGTTTGGGATGAAAGAGATGGTGATCACAGTGAATTAACCCTCCTGCAAAAGAACAGTCAATACTTTTCAGGAGGGAAAAACAATGGAAAGGAACGTGTTTGAAAGCTGGAGAAAAAGCCATATGATGAAGGCGCATGTAACCAATCCGAATCTTGTAATCGGGGAATATACCTATTATTCTGGTTTTTATCACAAGGAACATTTTCAAGAATATTGTGTTCGATATCTTTCTGAGAAAAAGGGTGAAGACCAGCTGATCATCGGCAAATTCTGTTCGATCGGTTCAGGTGCTCTCTTTATCATGTCAGGAAACCAAGGTCATCGGTACGACTGGACGACAACCTATCCTTTCTTTTATACAGATGATGACTGGGGAGGGAGCTGTGACGGGTACAGACCTTCAGGTGATACAGTAATAGGCAATGACGTGTGGATCGGAACGGAGTCAATGATTATGCCCGGTGTACGAATCGGTGATGGAGCGGTTATTGCGGCGAGGGCAGTGGTTACAAAAGACGTCGGACCTTACACAATCGTTGGCGGAAACCCTGCCAAAGTGATTAAGAAGAGGTTTACTGATACTCAGATTAGTATGTTGATGGAGATGAGATGGTGGGACTGGCCAGAAGAGAAAATAAAGAGATATATGAAGCTCCTCTGTTCTGGGAGAATAGAAGAACTATATAAAGAGCATATACGAGGATAATTGAAAGAGGCACCCGATTAAAAATGGAGTGCCTCTTTTTTGAATTGGTGCGTGTTTGTTAAAGATTGGCGCGTATTTTTCGGGAAGCGGCGCGTATTCCACTTAACTCAAGAAGATTTCTTCAGTTTCACTCCTGCTTTGTTTGTTCTGGGTTTTTTCGATGAGAGATAAACCCCGGCAAAGATGATGAGGAGGCCGATAATCAAGTTGGGGGTAACAGGTTCTCCCAAAAGGACATAACCCCAAATCATAGCGCTGGCGGGGATCAGGTAGGTGACTGTAGCTGCGAACTCAGGGCTTCCGTTTTTATTCAAGTAAAAATAGATAAGCTGGCCCAGACCGGAACCAAAACAACCGAGGCCGATCACGGCAAACAACGGTTTAGGATGAAGAAGTTGCTGGAAATGAACAGGCTCGGTAAAAAGTACGCCGATTAGGCCGACCGCTGCACCAGTCAGTAAGGTGAAAAATGTAATGACGGCAACGCCGACTCCTGACAAATACCTTTTGGTGAGCTGTCCAGAGAGGCCGTAACAGATGGCGGCGAGAAGCATCGTGCCGATGCCTACGAACTGAGTTCCAAACAAATGGCCGAATTGAAAGTCCATAAGAACCAGTATGCCGAAAAATCCAATGAGAATTCCGATCCACTGCTGCTTGTTTAACCTGTAGGAAAACAAAAAGAAACCAATTAAACCGGTCCAGATCGGTGTCGTCGCATTTAGGATGGATGCCGTATTGGACTGGATGACTGTCTCACTTAATGAGATCAGTCCCCAAGCTAGACCGCAGTTGAAAATTCCGGTAATGATCAGCCATTTAATGGGAAGCTTGTTTTTTATCTCTTTTCTCTTGCTCCAAATAACCGGTAAAAGAATAAGTGCTCCCGCCAGTGTCCGTAAAAATACGACTCCCCATACGCCAGCAGGCTCAAGCAGCCATTTCATAAACACGAAAGATAGTCCCCAAATAAGGCTTAAGCCCGCAAGTGCACCATATAAACGAATCATGTTTTTTTTCCTTCTTTCTCATAAACGGTTTCAATTCATTTATCGTAATGCAAAAGACGGAAAAAGGAAAGGTCTCTTTCCTCTTTCCGATTCCAAGAACGTTTGTTACTATAATTTGGAAGAGTTTACAATGAAAAGGTTGGAGCTGAAGAGCATGGTTCGTGTAATAAAACTGGAAGAAATAACAGAAAGGCTTGTGATCAGACCTTATACAACCAATGATTATAGAAATTGGTACAATCAATATTCTCATTGTTATCCAGCGCGCAATAGGTTTGATGAAGGCAAAATCGATTTGTCTGATTATACCGAAGCCTGGTTTGATGAAATGGTAAACAAACACCAGCAATTAATAGATAAGGATGTAGCCTACATCCTCGGTGTGTTCAGAAAAGACGATGGAGCACATGTCGGCGTTATCGATCTATCAACCTTGATGCGGAATGAATTTCAATGGGGAAGGATTGGCTATACGATATTAAATACATACTGGGAGCATGGCTATGGAAAAGAAGCAGTCAAAGCTGTACTGGATATGGCCTTTACCCAGCTAGGATACCACAGGATTGAAGCCCACATTAATATGGACAATACTGCCTCTATAAAATTGGCTGAATCTGTTGGTATGGA
This genomic stretch from Fictibacillus marinisediminis harbors:
- a CDS encoding DUF1697 domain-containing protein, with amino-acid sequence MKTYIAWLRGINVGGHKKIKMETLRGLLESMGLQKVKTYIQSGNVILQADEEERMLQKKIEDKILEEFGFDVTVMLRTQHELEEAISSVPFDLNKLKEGETIHVIFFPEEPAESAIEILKPYKNEDLDFVVRNRELYLLYRKSLRDIKFPVQKLKSPGTMRNWNTVNKMAALGKAIDE
- a CDS encoding GNAT family N-acetyltransferase; amino-acid sequence: MLLREAEKKDIPELADLMGELGYPTETKAMEERFAKIAVHPDYHTIVAEKDAELVGMIGMFRGLSYEKDEPSIRIIALVVKEEVRNQKIGQQLLEQAEEWASRQGVRKLAVNTGKRRVESHLFYKNRGFEETGAGFYKSLEK
- a CDS encoding GNAT family N-acetyltransferase translates to MEVRELAAADAEEYWTLRLEALMLSPEAFATSYEEAVKRKNPIERVKENFNADGSHTFGAFLDGDMVGIVTLIQESYRKMSHKANIFAMYVTSRSRGKGTGKALMEAAIQKAKDMGEIEKINLTVVSSNERAKKLYTSLGFASYGTEKRAMQVDGVFYDEDHMELFVK
- a CDS encoding LysR family transcriptional regulator, which codes for MDLNYFYTFKEVAKWGSFTRAGQELGYAQSSVTTQVKKLEDQYKVRLFERSGQKMVLTQSGEDLLFYVDKILSLLEEASERLTDERNLRGSIRIGTVESLAAYFITPYIKALKDQHPSLKIMLEAGLCPNLVQGILEGKFDIAVLLDRIQSSNDLEVIPIRKEQMVMVASPKHEWSTQNSVAADDLKHETIILTEEGCPYRTLLEQLLAEHSIQPQSVISFSSLEAIKQCVADDLGVALVPEIAVQKELASGKLQRIPFEDESIHLYSQIIYSKKKYLSTPIRQFIELVNDTDHQNN
- a CDS encoding DinB family protein, giving the protein MRSKPDTNEYNSYYEKYIKALPEQDIVNLLEEQAEETRQLVQNLTEQQGLFRYGPHKWSIKEVIGHMTDTERIMGFRLLSIARGDKGMLPGFDENAYVEQTHFDRQPLSELLQQAQNARQSTILLIKSIDEETWTRRGNANGSDVTVRAIAYIIAGHEKHHLGILKERYFSSEDFPRQ
- a CDS encoding CatB-related O-acetyltransferase, producing the protein MERNVFESWRKSHMMKAHVTNPNLVIGEYTYYSGFYHKEHFQEYCVRYLSEKKGEDQLIIGKFCSIGSGALFIMSGNQGHRYDWTTTYPFFYTDDDWGGSCDGYRPSGDTVIGNDVWIGTESMIMPGVRIGDGAVIAARAVVTKDVGPYTIVGGNPAKVIKKRFTDTQISMLMEMRWWDWPEEKIKRYMKLLCSGRIEELYKEHIRG
- a CDS encoding DMT family transporter — encoded protein: MIRLYGALAGLSLIWGLSFVFMKWLLEPAGVWGVVFLRTLAGALILLPVIWSKRKEIKNKLPIKWLIITGIFNCGLAWGLISLSETVIQSNTASILNATTPIWTGLIGFFLFSYRLNKQQWIGILIGFFGILVLMDFQFGHLFGTQFVGIGTMLLAAICYGLSGQLTKRYLSGVGVAVITFFTLLTGAAVGLIGVLFTEPVHFQQLLHPKPLFAVIGLGCFGSGLGQLIYFYLNKNGSPEFAATVTYLIPASAMIWGYVLLGEPVTPNLIIGLLIIFAGVYLSSKKPRTNKAGVKLKKSS
- a CDS encoding GNAT family N-acetyltransferase; the encoded protein is MVRVIKLEEITERLVIRPYTTNDYRNWYNQYSHCYPARNRFDEGKIDLSDYTEAWFDEMVNKHQQLIDKDVAYILGVFRKDDGAHVGVIDLSTLMRNEFQWGRIGYTILNTYWEHGYGKEAVKAVLDMAFTQLGYHRIEAHINMDNTASIKLAESVGMEFECVRRDFIFEFGEWTDHLVYFRNAKQRRTLA